From the genome of Trichoplusia ni isolate ovarian cell line Hi5 chromosome 26, tn1, whole genome shotgun sequence, one region includes:
- the LOC113505620 gene encoding uncharacterized protein LOC113505620: MNYAEIKKLDEESLQQLKEGTGPSDKCICSLLSPPDGERRGFGSSIKRALASIATGKKRRPLDGQRSVDIPIVYTKGAAGIYSTKEVLKRKSSCGKCGCDKENIVLKHSYANIRITSPDVSSICSCPSDCLPEKSRLMNNIKVTVEHMTIDPDSENSESSLHQHRQRTLREPLMSDRKSLSSLINAQYEKVQDLYERQYDNTA, encoded by the exons ATGAATTACGCTGAAATAAAGAAACTGGATGAAGAATCGCTGCAACAGCTGAAGGAGGGAACGGGACCGAGCGACAAATGCATTTGCTCTCTCCTTTCGCCGCCCGATGGTGAGCGACGTGGCTTCGGGAGTTCGATCAAAAGGGCGCTGGCGTCGATCGCGACCGGCAAGAAGCGCAGGCCGCTAGACGGGCAGAGATCTGTCGATATACCCATCGTTTATACCAAGGGAGCTGCTG GTATATATTCCACCAAGGAGGTCCTCAAACGGAAGTCTTCCTGTGGGAAGTGCGGCTGTGACAAGGAGAACATTGTCCTGAAGCACTCGTATGCCAACATCCGGATCACCAGCCCCGATGTGTCGTCAATATGCTCCTGCCCTTCAGACTGCTTGCCTG AAAAATCCCGCCTCATGAACAACATAAAGGTCACCGTTGAGCACATGACCATAGACCCGGACAGCGAGAACTCCGAGAGCAGCCTCCACCAGCACCGCCAGCGGACCCTCCGGGAGCCGCTCATGTCGGACCGGAAGTCACTCTCGAGCCTCATCAACGCGCAGTACGAGAAGGTCCAGGATCTCTATGAGAGGCAGTACGATAATACCGCTTGA